The segment GGCGCTCCAGCGGCGCTTCCTGCGCAAGCTGGACACCTCCGGGATGCGGCCGCGGACCCGTACCGCGGTGACCGGCACGGGCGTGTCCGGCAACCTGGCGCGCGGCGTCCTCTACGCCGCCGCCGGGGCGTTCGCCGCGGTCGCGGCCGTCCGCTTCGACCCCGGCCGGGCCAAGGGCATGGACGACACCCTGCGCGCGCTCGCGACCAGCCCGGCGGGCCCCTGGCTGCTGGCCGTGGTGGCCGCCGGGCTGGTGCTGTACGGCGTGTTCTCCTTCCTCTCGGCGCGCTGGCGCCGGTTCTGACCCCTGGTGGGGTGCGGGGCGCCGGTCAGGTGACGCTGAGCGGCGGCTCCCAGCTGACGGTGGTGGGGTCGTGGGCGGAGTGGCGGGCGGCCCAGGTGTGCAGGGCGGTGTGGCAGGCGTGGTCGAGGTGGCGCAGGCCGGTCCAGTCGAGTTCGACGGCGCGGCCGGCCGGGAGGGCTTCGAGGGTGTCCAGCAGCCTGGGCAGCCGGAGGAAGGTGGCGTTGCCGCTGAGGCTGATCCGCAGCGGGCCGCCGGGGCCGGTGTCGGTGAGGTCGATGTGCAGCTGGGAGGTCTGCCAGGCGCTCTTGGCGACGGCGAGCGCGACGCCGACCAGCACGCCCTCGAAGAGGGTGGTGAAGACGATCGCGGCGGTGGTGACGGCCATCACGGCGAGTTCGCCGCGGTGGCCGCGCCACAGCGTGACGGTCGGGGCGACGGGGATGAGTTTCGCCCCGGCGTGCACCAGGACGCCGCCGAGCACGGCCAGCGGGATCAGCCCGAGGACGGCGGGCAGCAGGGCCGCGAACAGCAGCAGCCACAGCCCGTGCAGGACGCGCGCGGTCTTGCTGCGGGCCCCGGCCTGGACGTTGGCGGCGCTGCGGACGATGACGGCGGTCAGCGGGAGCGCGCCGAGCAGGCCGCTGAGGGTGTTGCCGATGCCCTGGGCGGTGAGTTCGCGGTCGTAGTCGGTGCGCGGGCCGTGGTGCATCCGGTCGACGGCGGCCGCGCTGAACAGGCTCTCCGCGGAGGCGATCAGCGCGAACGCGAGGACGGTGCCGAGTCCGGCGAGGCCGGTGACGGCGGCCAGGCCGTCCCGGGTGGGCAGCGCGACGGCGTCCAGCAGGCCGTCGACCCTCACCCGGGGCACGTCCAGCCCGAAGACGGCGGTGGCCGCGGCGGCCAGCGCGACGGCGGCCAGCGGCGCGGGCACGGCGCGCACCGGGCCGGGCAGCTTCTTCCAGAGCGTCAGCAGGACGACGGTCGCGGCGCCCATCAGCAGCGCGGTGGTCGCGGCCCGGCCGGTGAACCAGTCGCCGAGCAGCCCCGGCAGCCCGGCGATCTTCCCGCCACCGCTGCCGGGCGCGGTCCGCCCGGAGACGGCGTACAGCTGGCCGAGGATCAGGATCAGGCCGATGCCCGCCAGCATGCCGTGCACGACGGACAGCGAGATCGCCCGGAACCAGCGGCCGGTCCGCAGCAGGCCCATCGCGACCTGGAGCAGCCCGGCGGCCAGCACCAGCACCCCGAGCGACTCCAGCCCGAAGCGCTGCACGGCGTCGAACACCAGGACGGTCAGGCCCGCCGCCGGTCCGCTGACCTGGAGGCTGCTGCCGGGCAGCAGGCCGACCACCAGGCCGCCGACGATCCCGGTGACCAGACCGCGCTCGGCGGGCACCCCGGAGGCGACCGCGACGCCCACGCACAGCGGGACGGCCACCAGGAACACCACCAGCGACGCGGGCAGGTCGTGCCGCCAGTGGACGAACGCCCGGCGCAGCAGGGCGGCGCCGGCGCCGTTCACCCCGTTCGTTCCGGGGGTCCCGCTCTTCTCGCTCCTCTTCTCGGTGTTCACAGCGACCGGTCCTCCCGGCTCGAAAGGCCCGACGGGGCAGGGGTGTGGCAGGGCAAGGGTGAGCGCATCGGTGTCTTCTCCTTCTCCGCCCGTCCGGCGTCGAGGGCCGGACGGGGGCCGCGGTCAGGGCAGCGGAGCGAGCCGACCCGCCGTCAGGGCAGGCGGAACCGGCCGGGGGGCGGAACGCCCCTCGACTCGTCTCGTCACGGTCGGCTCGCGGACCCGCTCAGCAGCGGAAGACCTGGATGCGCGCCAGCGCGGCCGGTCTGGACCCGCCGGCGGCCGGGACCGGCCCGGCGGGCAGCGGTGCGCGCGGGACGCCGGTCGCGGCGTCCTCGTCGGGCCGGGCCCCGGTACGGGCGGGCGGGCCGCCGTTGGCCCGGTGCCGTCCGGCCGCCCGGCCGGTCGGGACCTGCGCCTCGTGCTGGTGCCCGCACTCGACGTGCTCCTCCGCGACGGAGGCGGCCGGCGGCCTGGGCATCCGGGCCTGGGCCGGCGGGCCGGCGGTCAGCACGGCGAGCACGGCGGCGAGCGCGACGGCCAGCAGCACGGCGAACCGCCCGCCCCACGCCGCCCCGCGCCCGGTCATCCCCGTCTCCCCCGGTCCCCGCCCGGCCCGATCGCCGTGCCGTTTCAGCTTACGTGCGCGAGGGCGTCGCAGGAGCGGCTTGCCGGATTCATGATTTGACGAACAACACCGATCCGCAAGGAACTTGACGCTTCGTCAGTTCGTTCGGTCCTCGCACGCCGGAACCCCGCCGGACGGGCGGCGGGTACCCCGTCCGGGTGGCGCCGCGCCCGGGGCGACCCGCGCCCGGGGACGCCCCGTTCGATTCCCCCGCCCCGCCGGGCGTCCAGCCGGGACGGCCCCACCGACCCCTCGGCCGGCCCGTCGTCCGGCCCGGATTCGCACGGCGCCTGACGCACACCTCACGTGTCCGGTCGGGTACGTTCGGCGACATGACGGGACGGTGCGGTGCGCGGAGCGAGCGGAGGCTCGGGTACGTGCTGGCCGTCCTGCTCGCCGCGCTGCTGCACGCCCTGGTCTGCGCGCACGGCCCGCTCACCGGCGGCGCGACCGCCGCCGACACCCTCCCGGCCGCCGCCGCGCACTGCGCACCGACGGCGGTCGAGGACGGCACCGGCCGGCACACCGGCCACCGGGCCGCCTGCGCGGACACCGACCAGCCGGTGACGGACCGCTGGCAGGCGTCCCCGCTCACCGCGCCCGCCGAACTCGACGGCGCCGCCGCCCTCCCCGCGTCCGCCGCCCGGCCGCCGTCCGGCGCGCCCCGGCGCTCCCCGGCGGCGGGGGCGGACAGCGGCGCGGGCGCGGGCGCGGGGGGCGGTCGGGGCCGAGCCGCGCTCGGCACCTGGCGGACCTGACCGGTCCGGACCGGCTCCGCCGCGTCCCGACCGACCGTCCGTCACCCGCCGTCCAGCAACGGCCCGCCGCCGTGTCCTCGTTCCGGTGCGGGCCGCAGGAGACCCCTGTCATGCCGCAGCACACCCTTCCCGGCCCCCACCCCGCCGATCCCCCGGCCCCGTCGGCGGCCCCCGACGCCCGTTACGCCCGTTCCGCCCGTACGCCCGCCGGGCTGGTCGGTGACACGCCGGTGCTCTGGGTGGGCGAGCCGTTCACCGCGCCAGGACGGGGGTTCTGGGCCAAGTTGGAGGGGCGGAACCCGGGCGGGATCAAGGACCGGCCCGCCCTGCACATGGTGCGGGCCGCCCGGGAGCGGGGTGAACTGCGGGCGGGGGCGCGGATCGTGGAGTCGACCTCGGGGACGCTGGGGCTCGGGCTGGCGCTCGCGGGGGTGGTGTACGGGCATCCGGTGACGGTGGTGACCGATCCGGGGATCGAGCCGCTGGTGACGGGGCTGCTGGCGGCGCACGGCGCCGAGACCGTCGTGGTGGACGCGCCGCACCCGGTCGGCGGCTGGCAGCAGGCGCGGCGCGCGAAGGTCCGCGAACTGCTGGCCGCGCACCCGGGCGCGTGGTGCCCGGACCAGTACAACAACCCGGACAACGTCGCCGCGTACCGGCCGCTGGCCCTCGAACTGGTCGCCCAACTGGGCCGGATCGACACGCTGGTGGTGAGTGTCGGCACCGGCGGCCACTCGGCGGGGATCGCCGGGGTGCTGCGCGGCCGCTTCCCGGAGCTGCGGGTGGTCGGGGTCGACACCACCGGCTCGACGATCTTCGGGCAGCCGGCGCTGCCCCGGCTGATGCGCGGCCTGGGGAGCAGCATCCATCCGCGCAACGTCGCGTACGGGCTGTTCGACGAGGTGCACTGGGTGGCCGCGCCGGAGGCGGTCTGGGCGGCCCGCGCGCTGGCCGTCTCCCGCTACGCCAGCGGGGGGTGGAGCGTCGGCGCGGTCGCCCTGGTGGCCCGCTGGCTGGCCGCGACCGGCTCGCCGGAGGACCGGATCGCGGCGGTCTTCCCGGACGGCCCGCAGCGCTACGTCGGCACCGTCTTCGACGACCCGTGGTGCCAGGCGCACGGCCTGCTGGGCCACCGCCCGCCCGAGCGGCCCGACGAGATCGCCCACCCCGGCGAGCGCGTCGTGACCCGCTGGACGCGCTGCCGCACCGTCCTCGACCCGCTCGCCCGCCGTCCCCTGACCGAGACCGAGACCGAGGCTGGTTCCGGGGCCGGGGCCGGGGCCGAGACCGAGGCTGCCCGATGAGGGCGCTGTGGCGGCAGACCCGCTCGTTCGGCCCGACCGCCCGGCTGCTGATGGCCAACCAGTTCGCCATCAACCTGGCGTTCTACATGCTGATGCCCTACCTGGCCGCGCACCTGGCCGGCGACCTCGGCCTGGCGGCCTGGACGGTCGGGCTGGTGCTGGGCGTGCGCAACCTCTCGCAGCAGGGCATGTTCCTGGTCGGCGGCACGCTGGCGGACCGTTTCGGCTACCGCGCGCCGATCATCGCGGGCTGCCTGCTGCGCACGGCGGGCTTCGCGCTGCTTGGCTGGGTCGACTCGCTGCCCGCGCTGCTCGCCGCGTCGGCGGCGACCGGCTTCGCGGGGGCGCTGTTCAACCCGGCGGTGCGGGCCTACCTGGCGGCGGAGGCGGGCGAGCGGCGGGTGGACGCGTTCGCCGCGTTCCACGTGTACTACCAGGCGGGCATGCTGCTCGGCCCGCTGGTCGGACTCGCCCTGCTGGCGGCCGACTTCACCGCCGTGTGCACCGCCGCGGCGGCGGTCTTCGCCGCGCTCACCGCCCTGCAGTGGCGGGCTCTGCCGCCGCGCCGGGAGCGGCCGGAGCCGGCGCGGGCGGGGGTGCTCGGGCAGTGGCGGACGGTGGTGGCGAACCGGCCGTTCCTGCTCTTCTCCGGTGCGATGATCGGCTCGTACGTGCTGACCTTCCAGGTCTACCTGGCCCTCCCGCTCGCCGCCGGCCTCGCCCTCGACCGGAACGGCGGGAACGGCGGGGCGGGCGCGGCGGCCACCAGCGGCCTGTTCACCGTCTCGGCGGCCGTCGCGGTGACCGGGCAACTGCGGCTGACCGCCTGGGCGAAGCGGGTCTGGACGCCGTCCGGGGCGCTGGTGCGCGGGCTGGCCGCGATGGGGGCGGCGTTCCTGCCGCTGCTGGCGTTCCCGTGGGCGGGGACGGCGGCCCGGCTGGCGGCGCTCGGCCTCGCGGTGGCGGTGCTGGCGGCGGCGGGCGCGGTGGTCTACCCGTTCGAGATGGACACCGTGGTGGCGCTCTCCGGCGGCCGCCTGGTCGCCACCCACTACGGCCTGTACAACACCGTCTCCGGCCTCGGCATCACCGCCGGCAACCTGGCCGTCGGCGCCCTGTGGGACTACGGCGCCCGGCACGACGCCCTGCTGCTGCCCTGGCTGGCCCTCGGCGCGACCGGCCTGGCGGGCGCCGCCGCCGTCCACCGCCTGTCCCGCGCGGGCCTGCTCCGCCCGTCCCCCGCGCCGGAGCCCGCCCTGACCGGCGCCTGACCGGCTGCGCCGCTACGGACCGCTACGGCTCGTCCGGCGCCACCCCGGCGGGGTCCGGCATCGCCCGGAGGAAGTCCGGGACGTCCGCGAGGCCGTCCGGCCGCCGCTCGTACGCGGCGGTCCTGCGCGCGCGGTCGGCGGTCAGCGCGTCGAGCCGGGGCCGGAGTTCAGCCCAGCCGTTCCAGCCGTTCCAGCCGCCGCCGGGCCGGGCCCAGCGAGCGGGCGCGGCGGGCTGGCTGCCAGGGGTCCGGGGCGGCGAGGCGTTCCGGGAGGGTGGCGATGGTCCAGCGGCGGGCGGTGAGGGCGGGGTCGTCCAGTTCGTCCCAGGCCAGCGGGGTGGCGACCGGGGCGCCGGGGAGGGCGCGGACGGCGTAGGGGGTGACGGCGTTCTGGCCGTAGGCGTTGCGCTGGACGTCGAGGTAGAGCCGGCCGCGGCGGGCCGCCTTGCGGGCCTCGGTGGTGAGCAGGGCGGGGTGGCGGCGGGCGAGCACGGCGGCGGCGTCCCGGGCGAAGGCCCGGACCTCGTCGAAGTCCGCGCGGCGGTCGAGCCGGACGAGGACGTGCAGGCCGCGCGAACCGGTGGTCATCAGGTCGGCGGGGAGGCCGAGTTCGTCGAGCAGTCCGCGGGTCGCGGCGGCGGCCCGGCGGACCGGTTCGAAGTCGTCGCCGGCCGGGTCGAGGTCGATCACCAGCAGGTCGGGGTGGTCGGGCCGGTCGGCCCGGGCGAGCCAGCGGTGCGGGGTGACGCAGGCTTGGCCGGCGAGGTAGAGCAGGGTGGCCAGGTCGTCGCAGACGGGGTAGGCGACGGTGCCGCCCGCCTTGGGCAGTTCGCTGCGGCGGATCCACTCCGGGAAGTACCGGGGGTGTCCTTCTGCACCAGCCGGGGTCCGTCGATGCCGTCGGGGTAGCGCTCCAGCATCAGCGGGCGGCCGCGCAGCCGCGGCAGGATCCGCCGGGCGACCCGGCGGTAGTGCGCGGCGAGGTCGGCCTTGGTGAGGGCGCCGGTGCCGCCGTCCGCCGGGAACAGCACCTTGTCGGCGCGCTCGATCCGGACGGTGCGGCCGCCGGCCCGCAGGTCGGTGCCGGTCATGACGTGTCCCGCTCCTTCCTCGCCCCGCCCCTCCGGTGTGCGCGACGGCGCCTACCCGGCCGGGCCGCCGCCGACACCCGGCGCCCCGCGCCCGTCGGTGCACAGGTGGACAGCGGGAGGGCCGAGTGGGCCGGGGCCGGGGCCGCCGGGAACAACTCGCCCATATCTGCCCGTACCGGGTATCCCTCGCGGACCGCTGGGTAGGCGCCGGGCGTCGCGGACCCGCGCGGGCGGGTCCGCCGGAGCGGAAGGAGCAGGCCATGACGGTCGACGCGGTGGTGCTGGCGGCGGAGTCGAGCGGTCCGCCCCTCTTGGTGGTGATCGTTCCGGCGCTGATCGTCGCCGTCCTGCTGATCGGGGCGTTCGTCTGGGGCAGCCGCCGGTGGAACCGGCGCCGGCCGCCGGCCGGGCCGGGTCCCGCCGCGGGGCGGGCCGACTCCTGGCGCACGCCGGACGACCGGGAACCGGAGCGGGGCACCCGCCCGCACGGCGCGGACGACCCGTCCGAGCGCTGACGGGCCGTGGCCGTACGGCGCCCTGATCGATTTCGGCGGCCCGCCGTTGCGGGGCCGGATTGTCGGGCATACGTGCGACGTGTCCGGAGGCTCTGGACGGTCGAGGAGGCGGTCAGCGGTGCTGGTGCTGTGTCTGGGAGTCATGGCGGGCTACCTGCTCGGCGGGCTGGTGACGGCCCGGGCGGTCTTCCGGCAGGAGCGGGAGCGCTTCCTGCGGGCGGGCGGCGCGCGCACTGCCACCGATGCCGCCGACGGGGGGCTGGTGCGCAGGTTCGAGCGGCAGGAGCGGCAGCAGACCGAGGCGTTCGCGCTGTGCGCGGGCGCGCTGTGGCCGGTGGCGCTGCCCCTGCTGGCGCTGCACGGCCTGTTCGGGGCGGTGGCCCTGGACCGCGGCCGGACCGGCGTCGCGGCGCGGCCCGACCCGGCGGCGGTGGCGGCCCGCATCGACGAGCTCGAACGCGAGCTCCGGCTGGACGCCCCCGCCTTCCCCCTCCCCAGCCCTGCACCGCCGTCCGGCGGATTCAGGCGGACGGAACGGACGGAACAGCCTGCCGGGGCGGCCCGCGCCCGGCCCCGGGGATCGGACTGAGCGATGTCCGAGCACGAGAGCACGGCTCCCCCGCTGAACCTCGGCGAGCAGCTGCTGGAGCAGTTCCTGACCGCCGGCCGCACCCTCGACCCGCGGGACGCGCCGCGCTTCGCCGAGCAGTACGCCCGGGCCCTGGGCCTCGGTTCGGCGGCCGTGTACCTGGCGGTTCTACGTCGACCGATCCGGTATCGGGAGCATAGCGACTCAGAGCAAGGCTCGCGAAGCGATTCGGAGGATCACCAGGACCGCGCCGACGGCCCACCCATCATGCCTTCCACCTGCGCAAACGGGCTCCTGAACGGCTGCTGCCGCCGCAACGGCCCACTAGCCCGGCACCATGCCGACGGCTTCGCCGCGTGACCGGCAGCGAGCAGCCGCAGGAGCTTCGATTCCTCGATGCGGGCAAGTGGAGCACGGTGTGCTCAGACCGATGCTGACCTTTGCTGACCTCACCTGACAGTCCGCCAGTCCGGATTCGCGAGCTGGGGCGGTACCGACGGCGGCCAGTGCGACGGTCGGGGCGGGGGACGGCCTGGAGCCCTGCGGGGGCAGGAGACGAGCGGGATCGAGCATCGCACCAAAGATGCCGAAGACACCCTCGACCACACCCAGGGCGTTCGGACACTGCTCGCCGAGGTCGATTCTCGACGGCCCGCTGCCTTTCCCAGGAGACTGCCGCGCGCCGCCACCGACAGCGGGGCCGCCGGGCCCGCCGGGGGGGCGGTCAGGTGGTCGGGGGGCGGTGTCGGCCGGGGAGAGGTGGCTCTCCTCCTCCTGCAGGGTGTGCAGCCCCAGGACGGCGTACAGGCCGTACATCGTCAGGCGTGGTTCGGCGAGTCCGGCCGGGTCGGCCGCGTCCTGGGCGAGCAGGCGGCCGGTCAGGGCCTGGATCTCGGCGTGCGGGCAGCTCATCGGACCGGTCGGGTCGACGCCGCCAATGGCGGTGGCGAGGGCCCGGCAGAGGGCGAGTGCGCCGGCGCCGTGGGTGACCGCCTCGTCGAGGCGGCCCATCCGGGCGCACACCGAGGTGAGGTTGCCGAGGGTGTTGGCCTCACCGGAGCGGTCGCCGGAGCGGCGCTACATGGCGAGGACGCCGTGCAGGGCGGTGACGGACTCGTCGGTGAAGCCGTTGCGGGCGCCGTCGCCGATGGTCCGCACCGCGAGGACCTCGGCGAGCCGCAGGGTGGCGCCGGCGTCGTGGCACGACTCGACGGCTCGGTCGATGTGCTCAGGGACTTCGGCGTACCTGCCGACCTGCCAGAGCGCGCCGCCGAGCATGTAGCGGGCGGCCGCCTCGGACGCGGGCGGGCTGGCCTGCCGGGCGGCTTCCGCGACGGTCAGAGCGGGGGTGACGGCTTCGGGCCAGCCGTAGGCGCGTTCGAGCAGCAGGTCGAGGCCAAGCAGGACATCGGCGACCTGTCCGACGAGGGCGGGCGGGAGTTCGGCGCTCTGGCCGAGGACGCCAAGGACGAAGTCCCGTTCCCAGGCGAACGAGGCCTTCGGGGTGCGTACTTGGGTGTCGAGGTCGACGTGGACGAGGCCGAAGCGCTGGCTGTAGCCCTCGGCTCATCGAACAGGCTGTCATTCTACGGACCGCAACCGATGTCACACCACCGTTCGACCCCGGTGACAACCCAACGCTGTTCTGCCCGAACGATCCCCACACGCGGGGAGGACATCGACACCGCCGAGGCTGCCTTGAAAAAGTACAGCTGACCCCCGCGAGCGCTGGGAGGACACCGCCACCGGGTACCGGCCCTTAGCCGGCGCCGACCGTGACGGGCGAGTACCGGTTCGGCAGTGTCTGCCGCATGACCACCGGCTCCAAACAACTGCGCACGGAACTCAGCTGGGGCCCGGGATGACGTTCGTCACCGGGATCGCCGAACTCACGATGACAGCGCAACACGCCTGACGGCTCACCGGGCTCCGCACCAACTCGAGGAGAGCAGATGAGCTTCGGCAGGCGGCCTACGCCTGTCGGCCGAAAACATCGGACTCTGGCTTGTCGAACGATGTTCCCGTGGCAGGAGGACAACTGCCGTGCAGGCCCTACTGCTGACCGGTCGCCGCCTTTGTCTCCACCGAGGCGACGTCTCGCACCGGCATCCCGCCCTGCACATCGCGATGAAGCCGACAACACGTCGAGCCTGCACCGCACCCCTCCGCCCCTGACCGACAGGAAGTTGAGTATGGCAGCCACCCCTTGGATACTTGCAGCGCCCACCCAAGGGATACTGCTACGGCAGAACCCGGTCCCGCGCCTGCGGGAATGGCTCCAAAGTAGCCCACGGCTGTGCATCGGCCCCGCGCTCGCGGGGTAGCTCCATCAGTCATGGGACCAAGACGACACCTCAAGTGCAGAACAAAGTAGCCACGGCCTGGGCGTCTAGAACTCAACTGTCTGCCAACACTCTTGGCGGTCCATCAGGTAGATCGAGGCGGTGACAGTGCGCTACTGTGACCCTCACGAAGCATGAAAGAAGGGCGCCCCATGCCTCGCAAGCATTGAATGGGGCGCCCACCTAAAACCA is part of the Kitasatospora setae KM-6054 genome and harbors:
- a CDS encoding SulP family inorganic anion transporter, giving the protein MNTEKRSEKSGTPGTNGVNGAGAALLRRAFVHWRHDLPASLVVFLVAVPLCVGVAVASGVPAERGLVTGIVGGLVVGLLPGSSLQVSGPAAGLTVLVFDAVQRFGLESLGVLVLAAGLLQVAMGLLRTGRWFRAISLSVVHGMLAGIGLILILGQLYAVSGRTAPGSGGGKIAGLPGLLGDWFTGRAATTALLMGAATVVLLTLWKKLPGPVRAVPAPLAAVALAAAATAVFGLDVPRVRVDGLLDAVALPTRDGLAAVTGLAGLGTVLAFALIASAESLFSAAAVDRMHHGPRTDYDRELTAQGIGNTLSGLLGALPLTAVIVRSAANVQAGARSKTARVLHGLWLLLFAALLPAVLGLIPLAVLGGVLVHAGAKLIPVAPTVTLWRGHRGELAVMAVTTAAIVFTTLFEGVLVGVALAVAKSAWQTSQLHIDLTDTGPGGPLRISLSGNATFLRLPRLLDTLEALPAGRAVELDWTGLRHLDHACHTALHTWAARHSAHDPTTVSWEPPLSVT
- a CDS encoding PLP-dependent cysteine synthase family protein, which translates into the protein MPQHTLPGPHPADPPAPSAAPDARYARSARTPAGLVGDTPVLWVGEPFTAPGRGFWAKLEGRNPGGIKDRPALHMVRAARERGELRAGARIVESTSGTLGLGLALAGVVYGHPVTVVTDPGIEPLVTGLLAAHGAETVVVDAPHPVGGWQQARRAKVRELLAAHPGAWCPDQYNNPDNVAAYRPLALELVAQLGRIDTLVVSVGTGGHSAGIAGVLRGRFPELRVVGVDTTGSTIFGQPALPRLMRGLGSSIHPRNVAYGLFDEVHWVAAPEAVWAARALAVSRYASGGWSVGAVALVARWLAATGSPEDRIAAVFPDGPQRYVGTVFDDPWCQAHGLLGHRPPERPDEIAHPGERVVTRWTRCRTVLDPLARRPLTETETEAGSGAGAGAETEAAR
- a CDS encoding MFS transporter, which produces MRALWRQTRSFGPTARLLMANQFAINLAFYMLMPYLAAHLAGDLGLAAWTVGLVLGVRNLSQQGMFLVGGTLADRFGYRAPIIAGCLLRTAGFALLGWVDSLPALLAASAATGFAGALFNPAVRAYLAAEAGERRVDAFAAFHVYYQAGMLLGPLVGLALLAADFTAVCTAAAAVFAALTALQWRALPPRRERPEPARAGVLGQWRTVVANRPFLLFSGAMIGSYVLTFQVYLALPLAAGLALDRNGGNGGAGAAATSGLFTVSAAVAVTGQLRLTAWAKRVWTPSGALVRGLAAMGAAFLPLLAFPWAGTAARLAALGLAVAVLAAAGAVVYPFEMDTVVALSGGRLVATHYGLYNTVSGLGITAGNLAVGALWDYGARHDALLLPWLALGATGLAGAAAVHRLSRAGLLRPSPAPEPALTGA
- a CDS encoding DUF6479 family protein, which produces MTVDAVVLAAESSGPPLLVVIVPALIVAVLLIGAFVWGSRRWNRRRPPAGPGPAAGRADSWRTPDDREPERGTRPHGADDPSER